In Solanum pennellii chromosome 3, SPENNV200, a single window of DNA contains:
- the LOC107013775 gene encoding 14 kDa proline-rich protein DC2.15-like, protein MASKNQASITLFLSLNLLFFALVSADCSTDILKFGACTNILNDLVGVIIGTTPTSSCCSLIGGLVDLEAAVCLCTAIKADILGIHLDIPISLNILLNVCGKNYPTGYTC, encoded by the coding sequence ATGGCTTCCAAAAATCAGGCCTCTATTACCCTTTTCTTATCACTTAATCTCCTCTTCTTTGCTCTTGTAAGTGCAGACTGTTCAActgatattttgaaatttggggCATGTACTAATATACTTAATGATTTGGTGGGTGTAATTATCGGGACTACTCCAACTTCGTCATGCTGCAGTTTGATTGGGGGACTGGTGGACCTAGAGGCCGCGGTTTGCTTGTGCACAGCCATAAAAGCAGATATTCTGGGAATTCATTTGGATATACCAATCTCTCTAAACATCCTTCTCAACGTCTGTGGAAAGAATTATCCTACTGGTTACACTTGttga